The segment TCCGTTTCGCAGATTTTGGCTCATATCCATATTTTGTTTCCAGATAGTCCTCGATCTCGCCGATTTTTTCATCCACCAGATAAATGCTCTGGATCTCGCTGCTGAATCCCTCTGTCTCATAGGTCACAAATCCTTCTTGACTGCACCGGAAAATCGCCTGATTCACTGCCTCAATCTGTGTCATATCGCCGTCGTTGCGGCTGTAATTCTTATAAAGCTGAGACGGATTCAGTTTTGTCCGTCTCGTAATCACATTGGTCCCCCTGTCTTTTTTGCTCTTCCTGTATTTATCCGCCAGGGCAGCCAGCAGCTTTTCTTCGTAATTCACCATATCTGTCCCCTCACCGGCTGCTGTACGCCTTTTCTTCATGGAACTGCACGATCCCCAGCTGCATACTGTCCGCGCGCACACGCAGCGCAGGCAGGATTACCTCGCACTCGTTCCCGATGGATTCCGTCTTATCCGGAGAGCAAAAGATTACCTGGAGTCTCTGCTCCCGCATGAATTTCAGCATCAATTTCACATTGCCGGGATCCATCTTGGCAAACGGCTCATCGATAAATACGAGACGTGTGGAATTGGTACGCTGGTTGTAAATCAGCAAAAGGGCCGACGACAGGATCAGCAGATACGGGATTTGCACTTCCGCCCCGGAGTTGAAACCAGTCTGCCGGGATAATTTTGCCCGGTCCAGGATCTGGTTGCTGATCAGAATCTCATAATTCATATAGTTCCGGTAGTCGGCAAAACGGGCAATCGTTTCTTCACTGTTCTTTTCGATGATCCGGTTGATGATCTGCTTCATCTCTGTTTCTAACCGCTCGCCTTCCTCATCGGACACAGAGGTCAGCATATCGAAAGCGATCTGTCCGTCTGCATTGCCTCCCAGCTGCTCCCGCTCGTCCAGATATCGGGCGTATTCAATCACCTTTGCGTATTCTGACCCGTCCTTTACATAGTGGACATCAAACTGATATTTTGCAGCAAAGCTCAGCTTTGCCAGTTCTCCGTTGATCTGCCTTAAATCTTCTCTGGCACGCTCACAGGATTTCAGAATCGTCAGCACAAATTCATTTTTAAATATGTCCTCATATCTGCGGGTCTGCTCTTCCAGTTTCTGACGGATTTCCTGAAGATTGTCCATCCAGATGCGCTCTCTTCTGCCTGCATACCGTTCTCTTCCCTCCGTCCCTCTGGGCAGCATGCGTCCGGCATGTTTTGCGTTATAATCCGCCTGCTTCTGCGTCAGATCTCTTTCATGCTGCGTGATACTGTTTCCTATACGCCGTCTGGTATCTTCCGCCAGCAGGCCGCCCGGACCTTTCTTTCCATTTTTCAGGTATTTTTCATAGGCCTCTACCGTCCGCTGCACGATGGTATAGTACCCGGTCTGATATTCCCGGTACCGCTTCTCCTGTTCGGCCAGTTCCCCTGATTTTGCCTCTATCTTCTCTCCGCATCTGGATATGGTCGTGTCCTGTCCGCTTTTCTCCTGAAGTTTTGCGTTATATTCGTTCTGCACCGCTTTCTGTTCATCTGAAAGCCGGCCAGCCAGCTCGTTCAGCTCCAGATATTCCTGATTATTCTCCTGCGCTTTTTTCAGGCGCTCCAGCTGCGCCTCCGACGCCCTGGCGTTTTCCGACGCGGCCTGGTATTTTCGGTGGGCGTCATAGTCATACTCCTGAAACATCTCCCGATTCTGGGCCATACGGTTCTTCTGATCTTCAAGCTCCTTTTTCTCTGCCAGTTTTGCTTTCCTCTCCTCGTTGAGCCTGGAAATCTCTTTTTCCGCGCGGAGCCGGTTCAGTTCAAACGTCTTCTGTCCAAGATAATAGGAACGGAGCCTGTCAAAACGCAGAAAATAGCTGTCCATAGCTACGGACACGCGGCCTTCCCTGGAAATGGCATTTTCATATTCCTTCACAGCATTTCGCTCCACCGCATGCATTCTTCCCAGCTGATAATCAAAATACTGTTTTGCCACCGGGTTTTTGATCTCCAGTTTAAATACCGCTGAGTCTTCTTCCACATGTACTTTTTTCTTCATCAGCAGCTTTGTGTTGAACAGATGGGCATAACGATGTTCCGAACGGTTCAGCACGTCATCTGCAATATCATAATACTGAGGGTCCACCAGGATCGTATACCGGCGCGGTCCCAAAAATGCCTCGATGGCGTCCCTCCATTTTTCATCTGTGAGTCCAATCACGTATTCACAGGCAAACTGTGCTTTCGACCGGATGTTTCTCTTTTCAAATTCACGGTTGATCTCATCACGCAGCCCCACATACTCTGGAATCTGAGCAAACGTATTGCGATGTTTTTTACAATCCTCTATGATCCGGTGCTGCACGTCCAGACTCCGGTTCAGTTCTGCCAGATCCCTCTCGGTATCTGCCGCTCTCATCACCAGTCCGTCGTAACACTCGTTTATTTTCTGTTTGAACCTGGATACTGCCGCCGCCTTTTCCGCAGCCGTGTGCCCGCGCCCGCAGAGGGACGCCAGCACGTTCTGACCCTCCATCCGTTTTTCCTTTTCAAAAAACTGATTCATCAGTTCGCTGACCACGGCCTGAAAATGCTCCAGCTTTCTGCACAGAGCCATCAGCGTCCTCTTCTCAGCCTCCAGTTCCTCTAATTTTCGTCTTTCTTCTGCGATCATCCGGGTACTGTCCAGCTGCTCCAAACTGACTCTGGCCTGCACCAGCTGAGCGTCAATTTCTTTTTTTCTTCCATCCAGAATCTCCAGTTCCCTCTCCAGATCTTCCTTTCTTCTCTGTGCCAATTCCTGTTCAGCTGTCTGGCGCTCAATCTCCCGGTTCAAATCTTTCCTCTTTTTATAGATGATGCGGATATCATCAGCCAGCAGACGGTTTTTCTCGCTCTCCCATGCATCGTACTCCCCAAGAATCCCATCCAGCTCGTTAATCTCCTGCTGGATAATCTCAAAATTCTCGTTCAGCCGCTCAATGTTCTCCTTCGCCTGAATCAGTTTCCCGAAATCCACGTTCCGTTCTTCCAGGACGCTCTCCCGGATAAACCGGTC is part of the Clostridium sp. M62/1 genome and harbors:
- a CDS encoding SbcC/MukB-like Walker B domain-containing protein; its protein translation is MILLKKVRLINWYGFSNVTAPIGFFTLIAGKNGNGKSVMLDAIKYAAYGDTVFNKSSESKGSRTLSSYTRGLLDATAGTYMRPADRVPNVYSHIVLEYFDDVEDKSFLLGTVIETSASNNCQTYRYVMDRRVMEQVEHTYEENGVTMPCSASFLQKRYRLTLMNREQGLPKFLQMTGLKLNLGQLPIYLRKLRGIMSYDPNARIDRFIRESVLEERNVDFGKLIQAKENIERLNENFEIIQQEINELDGILGEYDAWESEKNRLLADDIRIIYKKRKDLNREIERQTAEQELAQRRKEDLERELEILDGRKKEIDAQLVQARVSLEQLDSTRMIAEERRKLEELEAEKRTLMALCRKLEHFQAVVSELMNQFFEKEKRMEGQNVLASLCGRGHTAAEKAAAVSRFKQKINECYDGLVMRAADTERDLAELNRSLDVQHRIIEDCKKHRNTFAQIPEYVGLRDEINREFEKRNIRSKAQFACEYVIGLTDEKWRDAIEAFLGPRRYTILVDPQYYDIADDVLNRSEHRYAHLFNTKLLMKKKVHVEEDSAVFKLEIKNPVAKQYFDYQLGRMHAVERNAVKEYENAISREGRVSVAMDSYFLRFDRLRSYYLGQKTFELNRLRAEKEISRLNEERKAKLAEKKELEDQKNRMAQNREMFQEYDYDAHRKYQAASENARASEAQLERLKKAQENNQEYLELNELAGRLSDEQKAVQNEYNAKLQEKSGQDTTISRCGEKIEAKSGELAEQEKRYREYQTGYYTIVQRTVEAYEKYLKNGKKGPGGLLAEDTRRRIGNSITQHERDLTQKQADYNAKHAGRMLPRGTEGRERYAGRRERIWMDNLQEIRQKLEEQTRRYEDIFKNEFVLTILKSCERAREDLRQINGELAKLSFAAKYQFDVHYVKDGSEYAKVIEYARYLDEREQLGGNADGQIAFDMLTSVSDEEGERLETEMKQIINRIIEKNSEETIARFADYRNYMNYEILISNQILDRAKLSRQTGFNSGAEVQIPYLLILSSALLLIYNQRTNSTRLVFIDEPFAKMDPGNVKLMLKFMREQRLQVIFCSPDKTESIGNECEVILPALRVRADSMQLGIVQFHEEKAYSSR